From Xiphophorus couchianus chromosome 23, X_couchianus-1.0, whole genome shotgun sequence, one genomic window encodes:
- the LOC114138971 gene encoding zinc-binding protein A33-like, whose amino-acid sequence MAESSALEELQSELTCPVCLELFRDPVILECGHHFCQVCIIQCWEAKADELSSCPKCRKSCARKLRPNSLLCNVVDSVRRARVMDAAAGTPEWHPEGSLEMPEERESGSSMSSVVSSIGHCSHLVLDMCEEHEEKLKLYCEDDQLPICLVCGMSRDHKTHNVIPITEAFENYRDKLAVALEKVQLQTEEATFFQKQANDKILLIKGQAGDLEELVTAEFGRLREFLLHEEESMKEKLQKEKEEKLNQLEEALTRATEQISQLETTAEKLRLKLREQENPEQLKGIKDFIGGTESLFERPPEVSVDLKSGEYLGPLQYRAWRKMSSIFQPAVSAVTLDPDTAYPCLWVSPCRTSVQVGRIQSNLPNNPERFTRYNIVLGSEAYSSGRHYWEVEVGNKKAWGLGVAKASVNRKDEISLCPDDGFWTLVRRYKNDGTSEYEACTDADDTLIFPSKPPKRVGVYLDYGRGEVSFYDAAEMSHLFTFYNADFKEAVFPYFNPWPIINGQNREPLTIVTPQWG is encoded by the exons ATGGCGGAGTCCAGCGCGCTTGAGGAGCTGCAGTCGGAGCTCACCTGCCCGGTGTGTCTGGAGCTGTTCCGCGATCCGGTGATCCTCGAGTGCGGACACCACTTCTGCCAGGTGTGCATCATCCAGTGCTGGGAAGCGAAGGCGGACGAGCTTTCCAGCTGTCCGAAGTGTAGGAAGTCGTGTGCGCGCAAACTGCGGCCCAACTCGCTGCTGTGCAACGTAGTGGACAGTGTGCGCAGAGCCCGGGTTATGGACGCAGCCGCGGGGACGCCTGAGTGGCACCCCGAGGGGTCCCTGGAGATGCCCGAGGAACGAGAGTCGGGCTCCAGCATGAGCAGCGTGGTCTCCTCTATCGGGCACTGTTCTCACCTGGTGCTGGACATGTGTGAGGAGCATGAGGAGAAGCTCAAGCTGTACTGTGAGGACGACCAGCTGCCCATCTGCCTGGTGTGCGGGATGTCCCGGGACCACAAGACCCACAACGTCATCCCGATCACAGAGGCCTTTGAAAACTACAGG GATAAGCTGGCTGTGGCTTTGGAGAAAGTTCAGCTGCAAACAGAGGAGGCCACATTCTTCCAGAAACAGGCCAATGATAAGATTCTACTCATTAAG GGGCAAGCAGGAGACCTGGAGGAGCTGGTTACCGCTGAGTTTGGCCGTCTGAGGGAGTTCCTGCTTCACGAAGAGGAGAGCATgaaggagaagctgcagaaggagaaagaagagaagcTCAACCAGCTGGAGGAGGCTCTGACGCGGGCCACAGAGCAAATCAGCCAGCTGGAAACCACGGCAGAAAAACTTCGCCTCAAACTGAGAGAGCAGGAAAATCCAGAACAACTCAAG GGAATCAAAGATTTCATTGGAGG GACTGAGAGTTTGTTTGAGCGCCCCCCAGAGGTCAGTGTGGATCTGAAGTCAGGAGAATATCTGGGACCCCTGCAGTACAGGGCCTGGAGGAAGATGAGCTCCATCTTTCAGCCAG CTGTCTCAGCGGTGACCCTTGACCCAGACACAGCCTACCCCTGCCTGTGGGTGTCTCCTTGTCGCACCAGCGTCCAGGTGGGGAGAATCCAATCAAACCTTCCCAACAATCCGGAGCGCTTCACCCGCTACAACATCGTGCTTGGCTCTGAAGCGTATTCCTCAGGCAGACATTACTGGGAGGTGGAGGTGGGCAACAAGAAAGCGTGGGGTCTGGGCGTAGCCAAAGCCTCCGTCAACAGGAAGGATGAGATCAGCCTTTGCCCAGACGACGGCTTCTGGACTCTGGTCCGTCGATACAAAAACGACGGCACCAGCGAGTACGAAGCGTGCACCGATGCAGACGACACCTTAATATTTCCCTCCAAACCCCCCAAGAGGGTGGGGGTCTATCTGGACTATGGAAGAGGCGAGGTGTCTTTTTATGATGCTGCAGAGATGAGCCACCTCTTCACCTTCTACAATGCAGACTTTAAAGAAGCCGTGTTCCCTTACTTTAACCCCTGGCCAATCATCAACGGTCAGAACAGAGAGCCTCTCACCATCGTAACGCCACAGTGGGGTTAG
- the LOC114138976 gene encoding endonuclease domain-containing 1 protein-like: MSQSSKGITFHRMSQRNSLTSCTAALLFLLPWFGGLTVGEVSNNFCQCLDFFYNRTPPRGLKKAEYQPICQRYKDRYRFASLYRRQHRAPLFSAYKLSPADGRWPKSGWMYEPQLAFSRACPEMRHFNEIVDQNVVESQAVHQDYRNSGFSRGHLCPSLHQRTMEDRESTFTLTNIVPQQIGSNSGTWNMLENEVLERYKKFCIGPMYVITGVMPYESETHWVNNRVSVPEYMWSAYCCPVFKTNLLTGMKQLFPSYAAVGRNDPSSGQEIVPVNNKVRPSLRGYDVKQMTLETLEGILSRRLNVSVTLFDGNCQNTYIKSSI, from the exons ATGTCACAATCAAGCAAAGGaatcacatttcacag AATGTCTCAGAGGAACTCCCTGACGTCCTGCACAGCAGccctgctcttcctcctgccCTGGTTTGGTGGTCTGACTGTCGGAGAGGTCAGCAACAACTTCTGTCAGTGCCTTGACTTCTTCTACAACAGAACTCCTCCAAGGGGTCTTAAGAAAGCAGAGTATCAGCCAATATGCCAGCGCTACAAGGACAGATATCGCTTTGCCAGCCTGTATCGCCGTCAGCATCGGGCTCCTTTGTTCTCTGCCTACAAACTGAGTCCTGCGGACGGGAGGTGGCCGAAAAGCGGTTGGATGTATGAACCACAG TTGGCGTTTTCCCGTGCCTGTCCtgaaatgagacattttaatgaaatcGTTGATCAGAATGTGGTTGAAAGCCAAGCGGTCCACCAAGACTACAGGAACTCCGGCTTCTCCAGAGGTCACCTCTGTCCCAGTTTGCACCAGAGGACGATGGAAGACAGAGAGTCCACTTTTACTCTGACAAACATAGTGCCTCAGCAGATCGGCTCCAACTCTGGCACATGGAACATGCTGGAGAACGAGGTGTTGGAGAGGTACAAAAAATTCTGCATCGGGCCAATGTACGTAATCACTGGTGTCATGCCTTACGAATCAGAGACGCACTGGGTCAATAACAGAGTGTCTGTTCCTGAGTACATGTGGTCTGCTTACTGCTGCCCCGTATTCAAAACGAACCTCCTCACGGGGATGAAGCAGCTCTTTCCTTCATATGCTGCAGTGGGAAGAAATGATCCCAGCAGCGGACAGGAGATTGTGCCTGTTAATAATAAAGTGAGGCCTTCTCTACGAGGCTATGATGTGAAGCAGATGACCTTGGAGACTTTGGAGGGCATCCTGTCTCGGAGGCTAAATGTTTCTGTCACCCTGTTTGATGGAAACTGTCAAAACACTTATATAAAATCCTCTATATAA